The Mycolicibacterium mageritense genome contains a region encoding:
- a CDS encoding fatty acyl-AMP ligase: MVGRTGLIQIEECLNAAGEIELPPGATLISLIDRNIANVGDTVAYRYLDYTHAADGQALELTWTQLGVRLRAVAARLQQLTSRGDRVAVLAPQGLDYIVGFFGAIKAGDIAVPLFAPELPGHAERLETALRDARPSVVLTTSAAVELVREFLATLIGFELPEIVVIDQIPDAVGAEFVPVELDVDDVSHLQYTSGSTRPPVGVEITHKAVGTNLIQMILSIDLLDRNTHGVSWLPLYHDMGLSMIGFPAVYGGHSTLLSPTAFIRRPQRWIQALSAGSREGRVVTAAPNFAYEWAAQRGVPAADSGIDLSNVVMIIGSEPVSIDAINTFNKVFAPFGLPSTAFKPSYGIAEATLFVATIAPSAAATVAYFDREQLAAGQAVPVDADAPGGVAQVACGQIARSLRAVIVDAGHEQPDGRVGEIWLQGGNVGRGYWGMPDETRVTFGARLRSIRDSGSHAAGSEIDGPWLRTGDLGFYLDGELYVTGRTADLITIDGRNHYPQDIEATVADAAPLVRKGYVAVFTVPPVDTEAAQRLVIISERASGTARSDPREAIVAIRDAVHRQHGIEVADVRFLPAGGIPRTTSGKLARLACRGQYLAGTLGVH, encoded by the coding sequence ATGGTGGGCAGGACCGGTTTGATCCAGATCGAGGAGTGCCTCAACGCCGCAGGCGAGATCGAGCTGCCGCCCGGTGCCACCCTGATATCGCTGATCGACCGCAACATCGCCAACGTCGGGGACACGGTGGCATACCGCTACCTCGATTACACCCACGCCGCCGATGGTCAGGCCCTCGAACTGACGTGGACGCAGCTCGGGGTCCGGTTGCGGGCCGTCGCGGCGCGGTTGCAGCAGCTGACGTCGCGCGGTGACCGGGTGGCCGTGCTGGCACCGCAGGGCCTCGACTACATCGTGGGGTTCTTCGGCGCGATAAAGGCGGGTGACATCGCGGTGCCGCTGTTCGCGCCCGAACTGCCGGGCCACGCCGAGCGTCTTGAGACCGCGTTGCGCGACGCCCGGCCGTCCGTCGTGTTGACCACATCGGCCGCCGTCGAGCTGGTTCGCGAGTTCCTGGCCACGCTGATCGGGTTCGAGCTGCCGGAGATCGTCGTGATCGACCAGATTCCCGACGCGGTGGGAGCCGAGTTCGTCCCGGTCGAGCTCGACGTCGACGACGTCTCGCATCTGCAGTACACATCGGGCTCGACACGGCCGCCGGTGGGCGTCGAGATCACCCACAAGGCCGTCGGCACCAACCTGATCCAGATGATCCTGTCCATCGACCTGCTCGATCGCAACACCCACGGCGTCAGCTGGCTGCCGCTGTATCACGACATGGGGCTGTCGATGATCGGGTTTCCAGCGGTGTACGGCGGTCATTCCACGCTGCTGTCGCCGACGGCGTTCATCCGCAGGCCGCAACGCTGGATCCAGGCCCTGTCGGCCGGCTCTCGGGAGGGCCGCGTCGTCACCGCGGCGCCGAACTTCGCATACGAGTGGGCCGCCCAGCGCGGCGTGCCTGCCGCGGATTCCGGCATCGATCTGAGCAACGTCGTGATGATCATCGGGTCCGAACCGGTGAGCATCGATGCGATCAACACCTTTAACAAGGTGTTCGCGCCCTTCGGCTTGCCGTCGACCGCTTTCAAACCCTCGTACGGGATCGCCGAGGCCACGCTCTTCGTCGCAACCATCGCGCCTTCGGCCGCTGCCACCGTGGCGTACTTCGACCGCGAACAGTTGGCGGCCGGGCAGGCCGTGCCCGTCGACGCGGACGCCCCCGGTGGCGTCGCCCAGGTGGCGTGCGGCCAGATTGCGCGCAGCCTGCGGGCGGTCATCGTCGACGCGGGCCACGAACAGCCGGACGGGCGTGTCGGTGAGATCTGGCTACAGGGCGGCAATGTCGGCCGTGGTTACTGGGGCATGCCAGACGAGACCCGGGTGACGTTCGGTGCCAGGCTGCGGTCGATCCGAGACTCGGGCAGCCACGCCGCGGGCTCCGAGATCGACGGCCCGTGGCTTCGCACCGGCGATCTGGGCTTCTACCTCGACGGCGAACTCTATGTCACCGGGCGTACCGCTGACCTGATCACGATCGACGGCCGCAACCACTACCCACAGGACATCGAGGCCACCGTCGCAGACGCGGCACCGTTGGTCCGCAAGGGCTATGTCGCAGTGTTCACCGTGCCGCCGGTCGACACGGAAGCCGCGCAGCGACTGGTGATCATCTCCGAACGTGCGTCAGGCACCGCGCGTAGCGATCCACGAGAGGCCATCGTGGCGATCCGCGACGCAGTGCACCGCCAACACGGCATCGAGGTGGCGGACGTGCGCTTCCTGCCCGCAGGCGGCATCCCGCGTACCACCAGTGGCAAGTTGGCGCGTCTGGCCTGCCGCGGCCAGTACCTGGCGGGCACGTTGGGTGTGCACTGA
- the upp gene encoding uracil phosphoribosyltransferase — translation MGHSHPAVHLVDHPLVQHKLTVMRQKEVSTKGFRQLLNEISMLMTYEVLRDIPMHEIPIETPFESTTGMVVDGKKLVFVSILRAGSGILDGMLSVVPNARVGHIGLYRDPKTLVAVEYYFKIPGDLHERDVVVVDPMLATGNSAVAAVDRLKEYHPRSVKFVCLLTCPEGVAAMTSAHPDVPIYTAALDRELNADGYIVPGLGDAGDRIFGTK, via the coding sequence ATGGGTCACAGCCATCCCGCGGTTCATCTGGTCGACCATCCGCTGGTGCAGCACAAACTCACCGTGATGCGCCAGAAGGAGGTGTCCACCAAGGGTTTTCGCCAGTTGCTCAACGAGATTTCGATGCTGATGACCTACGAGGTGCTGCGCGACATCCCCATGCACGAGATCCCGATCGAGACACCGTTCGAATCCACCACGGGCATGGTGGTCGACGGCAAGAAGCTGGTCTTCGTCTCGATCCTGCGCGCCGGCAGCGGCATCCTGGACGGCATGCTGAGCGTGGTGCCCAATGCCCGGGTCGGCCACATCGGCTTGTATCGCGACCCGAAAACCCTTGTCGCCGTCGAGTATTACTTCAAGATTCCCGGTGACCTGCACGAGCGTGACGTCGTGGTGGTCGATCCGATGCTGGCGACGGGAAACTCGGCCGTGGCCGCAGTAGACCGGCTCAAGGAATATCACCCGCGTTCCGTCAAGTTCGTGTGCCTGCTCACGTGCCCCGAAGGCGTAGCGGCCATGACGTCGGCGCACCCGGACGTTCCGATCTACACCGCGGCACTGGACCGTGAGCTCAACGCGGACGGCTACATAGTCCCGGGGCTCGGCGACGCGGGCGATCGCATCTTCGGGACCAAATAA
- a CDS encoding CPBP family intramembrane glutamic endopeptidase, with the protein METDPGTADAVPKPRAHRWGLGAFVIVELAYLGVSASLGIAVARNGPAPAWMLALAVAVPTVTAAALAVVIARIRGNGARADFRLRWSWRAVGLGLAFGTGGLFVTMPAAVLYQSIVGQDANSAVGEVFSGVHATWPAALLVFVIVVFLAPICEEIVYRGLLWGALEQRWGRWIALSVSTVVFALAHLEPARAPLLLIVAIPIALARLFSESLVASTVAHQVTNLLPGVVILLGLMGMMPAG; encoded by the coding sequence ATGGAAACCGATCCGGGCACCGCCGACGCGGTACCGAAACCGCGGGCCCATCGCTGGGGCCTCGGCGCATTCGTCATCGTCGAGTTGGCGTATCTCGGGGTGTCGGCATCACTCGGGATCGCCGTGGCGCGCAACGGCCCGGCACCCGCGTGGATGCTCGCCCTTGCGGTGGCCGTACCCACGGTGACCGCTGCCGCGCTCGCCGTGGTGATCGCGAGAATTCGCGGAAACGGCGCGCGAGCCGACTTTCGGCTGCGCTGGTCATGGCGCGCGGTCGGACTCGGTCTCGCGTTCGGCACCGGCGGGCTGTTCGTCACCATGCCCGCCGCGGTGCTCTATCAGTCGATCGTCGGCCAGGACGCGAATTCAGCCGTCGGCGAGGTGTTCAGCGGAGTGCACGCCACGTGGCCTGCCGCGCTGCTGGTCTTCGTCATCGTCGTGTTCCTCGCTCCGATCTGCGAGGAGATCGTCTACCGCGGTCTGCTGTGGGGCGCGCTCGAACAACGTTGGGGCCGCTGGATCGCGCTGTCGGTGTCCACCGTGGTGTTCGCGCTGGCGCACCTCGAACCGGCCCGAGCCCCGCTGCTGCTCATCGTGGCGATCCCCATCGCGCTGGCCCGGCTGTTCTCCGAGAGTCTGGTGGCCAGCACGGTGGCCCACCAGGTCACCAATCTGCTGCCCGGAGTGGTGATCCTGCTCGGCCTGATGGGGATGATGCCTGCGGGCTGA
- a CDS encoding URC4/urg3 family protein translates to MTVTDSDTAAAVETLRTTGAIRRRAAYLLGRARAGDSPWFELDPDAMERAAAEVAAVTRTRYPDLDIPYHSRWRHFEVGGVPRKAQFDDWFDDDAARARAMVDLTVVSVLLDAGAGPDWRYREPGTSHSYTRSEGLAVASWHAFCAGVFSSDPESPRQVDADGLRGLDTPTLARAFQAGPDNALIGLDGRVRLLHRLGDALGAQPVFFGTDGRPGGLFDALSGTRTIAAHDILTQLLTSLSAIWLAGNSIDGHPLGDCWRHPAVPGAGASQGWMPFHKLSQWLTYSLLEPFEWAGMTVTGLDALTGLPEYRNGGLLLDTGVLRLREPAHAARTWAVGDELVVEWRALTVALLDELAPLVRKRLGADAAVLPLACVLEGGTWAAGRRLAQQLRDGRPPLSIRSDGTVF, encoded by the coding sequence GTGACCGTCACCGACAGCGATACCGCGGCAGCGGTCGAAACCTTGCGCACCACCGGGGCGATCCGCCGGCGTGCGGCGTACCTGCTGGGGCGGGCGCGCGCCGGCGACTCTCCCTGGTTCGAGCTGGACCCGGATGCGATGGAGCGGGCCGCGGCGGAAGTCGCGGCCGTCACCCGCACGCGCTACCCCGACCTCGACATCCCGTACCACAGCCGCTGGCGCCATTTCGAAGTCGGCGGTGTCCCACGCAAGGCCCAGTTCGACGACTGGTTCGACGATGACGCCGCCCGGGCCCGGGCCATGGTCGACCTGACGGTGGTCAGCGTGTTGTTGGATGCCGGGGCGGGACCGGACTGGCGCTACCGCGAGCCCGGTACGTCCCACAGCTACACCCGCTCCGAGGGGCTCGCGGTGGCGAGCTGGCATGCCTTCTGCGCCGGCGTGTTCTCCAGCGACCCGGAAAGCCCGCGTCAGGTCGACGCAGACGGGCTGCGCGGCCTCGACACCCCGACGTTGGCCCGGGCGTTCCAGGCCGGGCCGGACAACGCCCTGATCGGCCTCGACGGCCGGGTCCGGTTGCTGCACCGGCTCGGCGACGCACTCGGCGCGCAGCCGGTGTTCTTCGGGACCGACGGGCGCCCCGGCGGCCTGTTCGACGCGTTGTCGGGAACCCGGACGATCGCCGCACATGACATCCTGACCCAGCTGCTGACCTCGCTGTCGGCGATCTGGCTTGCGGGCAACTCGATCGACGGCCATCCCCTGGGCGACTGCTGGCGCCACCCGGCCGTCCCCGGCGCGGGGGCGTCACAGGGCTGGATGCCGTTTCACAAACTGTCCCAGTGGTTGACCTACTCGCTGCTCGAGCCGTTCGAGTGGGCAGGCATGACCGTGACCGGCCTCGATGCGCTCACCGGCCTGCCGGAGTACCGCAACGGTGGGCTGTTGCTCGACACGGGCGTGCTGCGGTTACGTGAGCCCGCACATGCGGCCCGAACCTGGGCTGTCGGAGACGAATTGGTGGTCGAATGGCGTGCGCTGACCGTCGCGTTGCTCGACGAACTCGCACCGCTGGTCCGTAAGCGTCTCGGCGCGGACGCCGCGGTCCTGCCGCTCGCGTGCGTGCTCGAAGGCGGCACCTGGGCGGCGGGCCGCCGCCTGGCGCAACAGCTCCGCGACGGACGGCCACCGCTGTCGATCCGCAGCGACGGCACGGTGTTCTGA
- a CDS encoding ArsR/SmtB family transcription factor, with translation MVEDQVLDRAYAALADPTRRWLLETLRQGDARITDLAAPLPMTFAGVSRHIGVLESAGLVQREKRGREHWLSLRPDGLTPAQRWMNEQTDFWTTRTDALEARLRRKRGVS, from the coding sequence GTGGTTGAAGATCAGGTGTTGGACCGGGCGTACGCGGCGCTCGCCGACCCGACCCGCCGGTGGCTGCTGGAGACCCTTCGGCAGGGGGATGCGCGCATCACAGATCTGGCCGCACCGCTACCGATGACCTTCGCCGGGGTGTCCCGGCACATCGGGGTGCTGGAATCGGCAGGGCTGGTGCAACGCGAGAAGCGCGGCCGCGAACACTGGCTGTCACTGCGGCCGGACGGCCTGACGCCGGCCCAGCGGTGGATGAACGAGCAGACCGATTTCTGGACGACGCGCACCGATGCATTGGAAGCGCGACTCCGCCGCAAGCGGGGCGTGTCGTGA
- a CDS encoding DUF899 domain-containing protein, whose protein sequence is MNTPPIVSAQEWEAAYQAMLVKEKEMTRARDALAAMRRRMPWTPVRSDYAFDGPAGRTNLLDLFDGRRQLIVYRAFVEPGVHGWPDHGCVGCSLMADHIGNLAHLNARDTTLVYVSRAAQADLQRIKARMGWEIPWYTILDTFDTDFGVQDWHGTNAFIRTPEDEVFRTYFINNRGDEAFVNTWSFLDMTALGRQETWEDSPEGYPQTPPYEWWDWHDEYGNHAPSRWFGDPDPDDPHDPRPQRDPDGCSACDTR, encoded by the coding sequence ATGAACACCCCTCCGATCGTCTCGGCACAGGAATGGGAGGCTGCCTACCAGGCGATGCTGGTCAAGGAGAAGGAGATGACCCGGGCGCGCGACGCCCTCGCGGCGATGCGGCGCCGGATGCCGTGGACACCGGTGCGCTCGGACTACGCCTTCGACGGCCCGGCAGGCAGGACAAACCTGCTCGACCTCTTCGACGGGCGCAGACAGCTGATCGTCTACCGCGCGTTTGTCGAACCGGGTGTGCACGGCTGGCCCGACCACGGCTGCGTCGGATGCTCGTTGATGGCCGACCACATCGGCAATCTGGCGCATCTCAACGCGCGCGACACCACGCTGGTCTATGTGTCCCGCGCGGCCCAGGCCGACCTCCAACGCATCAAGGCCCGGATGGGTTGGGAGATCCCGTGGTACACGATCCTCGACACGTTCGACACCGACTTCGGCGTACAGGACTGGCACGGCACCAACGCGTTCATCCGCACGCCAGAAGACGAGGTGTTCCGCACGTACTTCATCAACAATCGCGGCGACGAGGCGTTCGTCAACACCTGGAGCTTCCTCGACATGACGGCGCTCGGACGCCAGGAGACATGGGAGGACTCCCCTGAGGGATACCCGCAGACCCCGCCGTACGAATGGTGGGACTGGCACGACGAATACGGCAATCACGCGCCCTCGCGGTGGTTCGGTGACCCCGATCCCGATGATCCACACGATCCGCGCCCGCAACGCGATCCCGACGGCTGCAGTGCATGTGACACCCGCTGA
- a CDS encoding M48 family metallopeptidase, translated as MDQSPATTRTVFPDISSRAWEHPADRTALTALRRLKGFDQILKVLSAMLSERKHRLLYLASAARVGPRQFADLDALLGDCVQVLDAPTRPEMFVIQSPEVNAYCIGMDEPFIVITSAMYDLMTPDEMRFVIGHELGHALSGHAVYRTMLNHLMRLAASFGFIPLGGWALRAIVAALLEWQRKSELSGDRAGLLCGQDFDMAIRVELKLAGGGRLDKLDSQAFLAQARDYESAGDMRDGLLKLLNLELRTHPFSVLRAAALTKWVDTGGYGAIMAGDYPRRSDDDAARWNDDVSAAARHYKDGFDQSDDPLIRGIRDGLGGIVDGVGQAATSAADSMGRKIAEWRRNTRSDDE; from the coding sequence ATGGATCAGTCACCCGCCACCACGCGGACCGTGTTTCCCGACATCAGTTCTCGGGCTTGGGAGCATCCCGCGGATCGGACGGCGCTGACCGCGCTGCGCCGGCTCAAGGGTTTCGACCAGATCCTCAAGGTGCTGTCGGCGATGCTGAGCGAACGTAAGCACCGGTTGCTGTACCTGGCCAGTGCGGCGCGCGTGGGCCCGCGCCAGTTCGCCGATCTCGACGCGCTGCTCGGCGATTGCGTGCAGGTGCTGGACGCTCCGACGCGCCCGGAGATGTTCGTCATCCAGTCGCCGGAGGTCAACGCGTACTGCATCGGCATGGACGAACCGTTCATCGTGATCACCTCCGCGATGTACGACCTGATGACACCCGACGAGATGCGCTTCGTCATCGGCCATGAACTCGGGCACGCGCTGAGCGGTCACGCCGTCTACCGCACGATGCTCAACCACCTGATGCGGCTGGCCGCGTCGTTCGGTTTCATCCCGCTCGGCGGCTGGGCGCTGCGGGCGATAGTCGCCGCGTTGCTGGAATGGCAACGCAAATCCGAACTTTCGGGTGATCGCGCCGGGCTGCTGTGTGGGCAGGACTTCGACATGGCCATCCGTGTCGAACTGAAGCTGGCGGGAGGCGGCCGGCTCGACAAGCTCGATTCGCAGGCGTTCCTGGCCCAGGCGCGCGATTACGAATCGGCGGGCGACATGCGCGACGGGCTGCTCAAGTTGCTCAATCTCGAGTTGCGCACCCATCCGTTCTCGGTGCTGCGGGCCGCTGCGTTGACGAAATGGGTCGACACCGGCGGCTACGGCGCCATCATGGCCGGTGACTACCCGCGCCGGTCCGACGACGATGCGGCCCGGTGGAACGACGACGTCAGTGCCGCGGCCCGGCACTACAAGGACGGCTTCGACCAGTCCGACGACCCGCTGATCCGAGGGATCCGCGACGGCCTCGGCGGCATCGTGGACGGGGTCGGTCAGGCCGCGACCAGCGCGGCCGACTCGATGGGCCGCAAGATCGCCGAGTGGCGCCGCAACACCCGCTCCGACGACGAGTAA
- a CDS encoding GTP cyclohydrolase II, with product MVAESDPAPPVAVSHGPSRHIRLTSHSGAVGTPVIRWGAATAAERGPVIGTTITRAHRNVIGTHSGSYSVYRALAVAAGALSRDHRADLTNTAPTDVIGPYEQWSRPGAIVSLDPWGAMVAEAFATELAGGYDIRPTIAVTKAHVILPEIAEAIVKGRLHPDGRILLPSGAALVTKAAVEPVWYLPGVAARFGCSETELRRVLFEETGGMYPELVTRGDLEVFLPPIGGQTVYIFGAPRDLADPTVELTARVHDECNGSDVFGSDICTCRPYLTHAIEECILGAQRGGVGVVAYSRKEGRALGEVTKFLVYNARKRQDGGDTAEQYFARTECVAGVQDMRFQELMPDVLHWLGIRKIHRLVSMSNMKYDAITGAGIEVGERVNIPDELIPPDARVEIDAKMAAGYFTPGPVPDADELRIAKGRGLAQ from the coding sequence ATGGTCGCCGAATCGGATCCTGCTCCGCCAGTGGCCGTGTCCCACGGCCCCTCCCGGCACATCCGGCTGACGTCGCACAGCGGGGCCGTCGGAACGCCGGTGATCCGGTGGGGTGCCGCCACGGCCGCCGAACGCGGGCCGGTCATCGGCACCACCATCACGCGCGCCCACCGCAACGTGATCGGCACCCACAGCGGCTCATACAGCGTCTACCGGGCATTGGCCGTCGCAGCAGGCGCGTTGTCGAGAGACCACCGCGCCGATCTGACCAACACCGCGCCCACCGACGTGATCGGCCCCTACGAGCAATGGAGCCGGCCCGGCGCGATCGTGAGTCTCGATCCGTGGGGCGCGATGGTGGCCGAGGCGTTCGCCACCGAACTGGCGGGCGGCTACGACATCCGGCCCACCATCGCGGTCACCAAGGCGCACGTGATCCTGCCGGAGATCGCGGAGGCCATCGTGAAGGGCCGCCTGCACCCGGACGGCCGGATCCTGCTGCCCAGTGGCGCTGCACTGGTCACCAAGGCCGCCGTCGAGCCGGTGTGGTATCTGCCCGGAGTCGCGGCCCGCTTCGGCTGCAGCGAAACCGAGTTGCGCCGCGTACTTTTCGAGGAAACCGGCGGAATGTACCCGGAATTGGTGACGCGCGGTGACCTCGAAGTGTTCCTGCCACCGATCGGCGGACAGACGGTCTACATCTTCGGCGCCCCGCGCGACTTGGCCGATCCCACAGTCGAATTGACCGCCCGCGTGCACGACGAATGCAATGGTTCCGACGTCTTCGGCTCCGACATCTGCACCTGTCGGCCGTATCTCACCCACGCGATCGAGGAGTGCATTCTGGGCGCGCAACGCGGCGGGGTCGGGGTGGTCGCCTACTCGCGCAAGGAGGGCCGCGCGCTCGGCGAGGTGACCAAGTTCCTGGTCTACAACGCCCGCAAGCGCCAAGACGGCGGCGACACCGCCGAACAGTACTTCGCACGCACGGAATGCGTTGCGGGAGTGCAGGACATGCGATTCCAGGAACTCATGCCCGATGTGCTGCACTGGCTGGGGATACGCAAGATCCACCGCCTGGTGTCGATGAGCAACATGAAGTACGACGCGATCACCGGCGCGGGCATCGAAGTCGGCGAGCGCGTGAACATCCCCGATGAACTCATCCCGCCGGATGCCCGCGTGGAGATCGACGCCAAGATGGCGGCCGGGTACTTCACTCCCGGCCCGGTACCCGACGCCGACGAGTTGAGGATCGCCAAGGGCCGCGGGCTCGCGCAGTGA
- a CDS encoding SRPBCC family protein has protein sequence MTASATVRVQRVMPAAPEIVFDEWLDPESLLEWMCPRPTHCVSVTVEPHVGGRMRLDVDHEGSSVLITGQFLAVERPRLLRFSWSNSDWADPTVSSVVTVTFEPSGDDDTLMSIEHSLLPPEEFDNFHNGWILTAEQLATVLACR, from the coding sequence GTGACCGCGTCGGCGACCGTGCGGGTGCAGCGGGTCATGCCCGCCGCGCCGGAGATCGTGTTCGACGAATGGCTGGATCCGGAGTCGTTGCTCGAATGGATGTGCCCGAGGCCGACACACTGCGTTTCGGTCACGGTCGAACCGCACGTCGGGGGCCGCATGCGCCTCGACGTCGACCACGAGGGATCCAGTGTGCTGATCACCGGGCAGTTCCTGGCCGTGGAACGCCCACGCCTCCTGCGCTTCAGCTGGAGCAACTCGGACTGGGCCGACCCGACGGTGTCCAGTGTGGTGACCGTGACCTTCGAGCCCTCCGGTGACGACGACACGTTGATGTCCATCGAGCATTCCCTGTTGCCGCCGGAAGAGTTCGACAACTTCCACAACGGGTGGATTCTCACCGCCGAGCAACTCGCGACGGTGCTCGCCTGTCGATGA